From Ruminococcus sp. HUN007, a single genomic window includes:
- the rpoC gene encoding DNA-directed RNA polymerase subunit beta' yields the protein MEFNEFKSIKIGLASPEQIRAWSYGAVERPETINYRTQKPERDGLFCEKIFGPTKDWECHCGKFKKIRFKGKVCDRCGVEVTRAKVRRERMGHIELAAPVSHIWYFKGTPSRIGQVLEISQKRLEEILYFTKYIVVDPGNSTELVKKQLLSEKEYHDALEKYGDDFYADMGAEAIKELLEEYDPERYDKYITEHINEFSKITGKSESEIIDYLAKRIYVITDNAENPDYEIGQVVKKSVFLQKIMRWNREQEEIKSDRRITVKTGSAYIEELFNENIEAANVNGEYDELANKDNWVNSLVWLADELKEELKDLPSGQKKIKLLKRLEIIEAFRLSGNKPQWMVLDVVPVIPPDIRPMVMLDGGRYATSDLNDLYRRVINRNNRLRRMLTLEAPDIIIRNEKRMLQEAVDALIDNGRHGRPVTGPNNRALKSLSDMLKGKQGRFRQNLLGKRVDYSGRSVIVVGPELKMYQCGLPKEMALELFKPFVLKRLVDTKVIANIKSARKLVDRAGTAVWDALENVIKDHPVLLNRAPTLHRLGIQAFEPVLVEGRALKLHPLVCTAYNADFDGDQMAVHLPLSAEAQAEARFLMLAANNLLKPSDGRPVAVPTQDMVLGSYYLTMLKEGDLGEGKVFRDVNEALMAYNEHAVSLHAPIKVKVTKDIGGRKVSKIIDCTVGRLIFNENIPQNLGYVDRTDSDKQFDLEISFLVKKKQLSDIIERCIRIHGTTTTSEVLDKVKALGFKFSTRAAITVAVCDATIPPQKKDILANAQSKIDVITEQYDYGYISAAEKSKKFIDIWNKATDEVTEALKANLGKYNPIFMMADSGARGSINQIRQLAGMRGLIANTSGETIELPIKANYREGLNILEYFISSRGARKGLADTALRTADSGYLTRRLVDVSQDVIIREDDCNTDDGLEIFEIRNGSEMIEPLSERLVGRYLVENFCDPATGEVIVPKTRLMTEADANKIVSMGVERIKIRSVLHCKAKHGVCAKCYGANLANGNVVSVGEAVGVIAAQSIGEPGTQLTMRTFHTGGIASAEDITQGLPRVEELFEGRRPKNAAIIARISGHVSIEEVKTTKNVILTNEETGEQEQYMIPWNLKLRVRDGEDIEKGTKITEGNCYPADILAVQGIEAVQNYIINEVQKVYRLQGVDINDKHIEVIVRQMLRKIKVEDSGSSYLLPGSLVDKKEIDTINAELQQRIDNGELGVVPVTTVPVLQGITKASSSSESFLSAASFQETTKALTDAAIKGKSDYLQGLKENVIIGKLIPAGTGMEAYNKVEVVKTEKAESFTGEHVQVSPMNI from the coding sequence TTGGAATTTAACGAATTCAAATCAATTAAAATAGGACTTGCCTCACCTGAACAGATCCGTGCATGGTCTTACGGTGCAGTAGAACGTCCTGAAACCATCAACTACAGAACACAGAAGCCTGAACGCGACGGTCTTTTCTGCGAAAAGATCTTTGGACCTACAAAGGACTGGGAATGTCACTGCGGTAAGTTCAAGAAGATCAGATTCAAGGGCAAGGTCTGCGACCGCTGCGGCGTTGAAGTAACAAGAGCAAAGGTAAGACGTGAACGTATGGGTCACATCGAGCTTGCAGCTCCGGTTTCTCACATCTGGTACTTCAAGGGCACACCTTCAAGAATCGGACAGGTGCTTGAGATCTCACAGAAGCGTCTTGAAGAGATCCTTTACTTCACAAAGTACATCGTTGTTGATCCGGGTAATTCCACAGAACTCGTAAAGAAGCAGCTCCTTTCAGAAAAGGAATATCATGATGCTCTTGAAAAGTACGGCGATGACTTCTATGCAGACATGGGTGCGGAAGCTATCAAGGAACTCCTTGAAGAATACGATCCTGAAAGATATGATAAGTACATCACGGAACATATAAATGAATTCTCAAAGATCACAGGCAAGAGCGAAAGCGAGATCATCGACTATCTTGCAAAGAGAATATATGTTATCACAGACAATGCTGAAAACCCTGACTACGAGATCGGACAGGTAGTCAAGAAGTCAGTGTTCTTACAGAAGATCATGCGCTGGAACAGAGAACAGGAAGAAATCAAAAGCGACAGACGCATCACTGTAAAGACTGGTTCAGCATACATCGAGGAACTCTTCAATGAAAACATTGAAGCAGCAAACGTAAACGGCGAATACGATGAGCTTGCAAACAAGGACAACTGGGTAAACTCACTCGTATGGCTCGCTGATGAACTCAAGGAAGAACTCAAGGATCTCCCTTCAGGTCAGAAGAAGATCAAGCTCTTAAAGAGACTTGAGATCATCGAAGCATTCAGACTCTCAGGCAACAAGCCACAGTGGATGGTGCTCGACGTAGTACCTGTTATCCCTCCGGACATCAGACCTATGGTTATGCTCGACGGCGGCAGATACGCTACTTCAGACCTTAACGATCTTTACAGAAGAGTTATAAACAGAAACAACCGTCTCAGAAGAATGCTTACACTTGAAGCTCCTGATATCATCATCAGAAACGAAAAGCGTATGCTTCAGGAAGCTGTAGACGCACTTATAGACAACGGCAGACACGGAAGACCTGTAACAGGCCCTAACAACAGAGCACTCAAGTCACTTTCCGACATGCTCAAGGGTAAGCAGGGACGATTCAGACAGAACCTCCTCGGTAAGCGTGTTGACTACTCAGGACGTTCAGTTATCGTCGTAGGTCCGGAACTCAAGATGTACCAGTGCGGTCTCCCTAAGGAAATGGCACTCGAACTCTTCAAGCCGTTCGTACTTAAGAGACTCGTTGACACAAAGGTTATCGCAAATATCAAGAGCGCAAGAAAGCTCGTCGACAGAGCAGGCACAGCAGTATGGGATGCCCTTGAAAATGTAATCAAGGATCACCCTGTTCTCCTCAACCGTGCTCCTACACTTCACAGACTCGGTATCCAGGCTTTCGAACCTGTACTCGTAGAAGGACGTGCCCTCAAGCTTCATCCGCTCGTTTGTACAGCGTACAACGCTGACTTCGACGGTGACCAGATGGCCGTACATCTTCCGCTTTCAGCAGAAGCACAGGCAGAAGCAAGATTCCTCATGCTCGCTGCCAACAACCTCCTCAAGCCGTCAGACGGACGTCCTGTTGCAGTTCCTACACAGGATATGGTCCTCGGTTCATACTACCTGACAATGCTCAAGGAAGGCGACCTCGGTGAAGGCAAGGTGTTCAGAGACGTAAACGAAGCTCTCATGGCATACAATGAACATGCAGTTTCACTCCACGCTCCTATCAAGGTAAAGGTTACAAAGGATATCGGCGGAAGAAAGGTTTCCAAGATAATCGACTGTACAGTCGGAAGACTTATCTTCAACGAGAACATTCCTCAGAACTTAGGATATGTAGACAGAACAGACTCAGACAAGCAGTTTGATCTCGAAATTTCATTCCTCGTAAAGAAAAAGCAGCTTTCAGACATCATCGAACGCTGCATCAGAATACACGGTACAACAACAACTTCTGAAGTTCTTGACAAGGTCAAGGCTCTCGGCTTCAAGTTCTCAACAAGAGCAGCTATCACAGTTGCCGTTTGTGATGCAACTATCCCGCCGCAGAAGAAGGACATTCTTGCTAACGCACAGAGCAAGATCGACGTTATCACTGAACAGTATGACTACGGTTATATTTCAGCAGCTGAAAAGTCAAAGAAGTTCATCGACATCTGGAACAAGGCTACTGACGAGGTAACAGAAGCACTTAAGGCTAACCTCGGTAAGTACAATCCGATCTTCATGATGGCTGACTCAGGTGCCCGTGGTTCTATCAACCAGATCAGACAGCTGGCAGGTATGCGTGGACTTATCGCCAACACATCAGGTGAAACTATCGAACTTCCTATCAAGGCTAACTACCGAGAAGGTCTTAACATCCTCGAATACTTCATTTCATCACGAGGCGCCCGTAAAGGTCTTGCCGATACAGCCCTCAGAACTGCCGACTCAGGTTACCTCACAAGACGTCTCGTTGACGTTTCACAGGACGTTATCATCCGTGAAGATGACTGTAATACTGATGACGGTCTTGAGATCTTCGAGATCAGAAACGGCAGCGAAATGATCGAGCCGCTTTCAGAACGTCTCGTAGGCCGTTACCTTGTTGAAAACTTCTGCGATCCTGCTACAGGTGAAGTCATTGTTCCTAAGACAAGACTCATGACAGAAGCTGATGCCAACAAAATCGTCAGCATGGGCGTTGAACGAATCAAGATCCGTTCAGTACTCCACTGTAAGGCAAAGCACGGCGTATGTGCAAAGTGCTACGGTGCTAACCTTGCAAACGGAAATGTTGTTTCAGTCGGTGAAGCTGTCGGCGTTATCGCTGCTCAGTCGATCGGTGAACCTGGTACACAGCTCACAATGAGAACATTCCATACCGGTGGTATCGCGTCAGCAGAAGATATCACACAGGGTCTTCCGCGAGTTGAGGAACTCTTCGAAGGACGTCGTCCGAAGAACGCTGCTATCATTGCAAGAATCAGCGGTCATGTAAGCATCGAAGAAGTAAAGACCACAAAGAACGTTATCCTCACAAACGAAGAGACAGGCGAACAGGAACAGTACATGATCCCGTGGAACCTCAAGCTCAGAGTTCGTGACGGTGAAGATATTGAAAAGGGTACAAAGATCACTGAAGGTAACTGCTATCCGGCAGACATCCTTGCAGTTCAGGGTATAGAAGCTGTTCAGAACTACATTATCAATGAAGTTCAGAAGGTTTACCGCCTCCAGGGTGTTGATATCAACGACAAGCACATCGAAGTTATCGTAAGACAGATGCTCAGAAAGATCAAGGTTGAAGACAGCGGTTCAAGCTATCTGCTTCCTGGTTCTCTCGTTGACAAGAAGGAGATCGATACTATCAACGCAGAACTCCAGCAGAGGATCGACAACGGCGAACTCGGTGTTGTACCTGTTACAACAGTTCCTGTCCTTCAGGGTATCACAAAGGCTTCTTCAAGTTCAGAAAGCTTCCTTTCAGCTGCTTCCTTCCAGGAAACAACAAAGGCTCTTACTGATGCTGCTATCAAGGGCAAGAGTGACTATCTCCAGGGACTTAAGGAGAACGTTATTATCGGTAAGCTTATTCCTGCCGGTACAGGTATGGAGGCTTACAACAAGGTCGAAGTCGTAAAGACTGAAAAGGCTGAATCTTTCACAGGAGAACACGTTCAGGTTTCTCCGATGAATATCTGA